The Treponema primitia ZAS-1 genome contains the following window.
ATATTTTCCCGGCATAGGAAAAATCCCTTATGAAGGAAGCGGATCAAAAAATCCCCTGGCCTTTAAGTATTATGACGCCGAAAAAACGGTGCGTGGAAAAAAAACAAAGGATTGGCTTCGTTTTGCAATTGCGTATTGGCATAGTTTCTGCGGTGATGGTGCGGACCCCTTTGGCTCCGCTACCCATATCTTCCCATGGAACAGTACCAATGAACCCCTGCAGAACGCTAAAAATAAAGCGGACGCGGCTTTTGAATTTATCACCAAGATCGGTGCTCCCTACTATTGCTGGCATGACCGGGATATAGCCCCCGAAGGCAAGGACCCCGATGAAACCGCCAAGAACCTCGGTATTATTGTTGATGAGTTGAAGAAGCGGCAGGATGCTACGGGGGTAAAACTCCTCTGGGCAACGGCCAATGTGTTTACCAATCCCCGGTTCATGAACGGGGCGGCGACCAACCCTGATTTTAACATTGTGGTTCAGGCCGCCAATCAGGTGAAACATGCTATTGACGGCGCCATAAAGCTCGGCGCCGAAGGGTACACCTTCTGGGGCGGCCGCGAGGGTTATATGTCTTTGCTTAACACGGACATGAAACGGGAAAAGGAACACCTCGCCATATTCCTGACCATTGCACGGGATTATGCACGCAAACAAGGTTTTAAAGGTTCTTTCTATATCGAACCGAAACCGATGGAACCGACCAAACATCAGTATGATTTTGATTCCGAAACGGTTATCGGTTTTTTAAAAGCCCACGGCCTTGAGAAGGACTTTAAGTTGAATATTGAGGCTAACCACGCGGAACTTGCGGGCCATGATTTCTATCATGAACTGTCGGTCTGTGTTGATAACGATATGCTCGGATCGGTTGACGCAAACCGCGGCGAACCCCGTAACGGCTGGGATACGGATCAATTCCCCTCCAGCGTTTATGAGACCACCCTGGCGATGCTTACTATCCTCCGCATGGGCGGTTTCAAAACCGGGGGGCTTAATTTCGATGCAAAAATCCGCCGCAACTCAATTGATCCTGAGGATCTTTTTATCGCCCACATCGGCGGTATGGACACCTTTGCCTACGGACTTGAAAAGGCCTCTGCGGTCCTTGATGACGGGCGTATTCCGGATCTGATTAAAAAACGTTACTCCTCCTTTGATTCAGGGGATGGCGCGAAATTTGAGAAGAGCGGATTTACCCTGGACGCGTTGGCCGCTCTTGCCAAGGATTACGGTAAAGCCGGCTGGACCAGCGGCAAGCAGGAACTGTTTGAAAATCTCTTTTCTGATATTATATTGTTAAAATAAATAGTTTGTGTTGGGGGGTTACTTAATAACCTTATTTAGCTCCCCAATGCAATATTCTTTTACCGCATTAAAAACCGCCGGGGTATTCAAATCCGGCGACCTTTTTTTTAATGCCGCTGCAGTGGGAAGCAGGGTAGTAAAGATAATGTTTTCTTCTTGGGTAAGGACCGCGAGGTAGTTCTGTACCGGCCCTTGTATGACAGGCAGGGCGGATATACCCGTTTGGTAACGGGTAAGGAATTCCCGGGCGCCCATGGCTGCTTTTCCGGATGAAAAAAGCCGATATACCCCGCCAATGTCTCCGGCAATCCTTTCTCCCAGCCCGGGTTTAAGGCTTATTGGCGCCCCCATGCCTGGGGCGGAGTATACCTTCGCAGTAATGTTACGAACCTTTTCTTCAAGCCGCTGCCGGTACATGGTTAGGGCCTTTGTTTCATAATACCAGGATTTTTTTTCCGGGTTCTGCTTGGAAAGAGGAGTTCTGTAAAGAAAAGCTGAGTGAAGGGCCTCCAGGGAAGCGCAGCGAGTTTGACGGTTTTCAAAGAGGGTACGGATATAACTCCCACGGGCATAGGTGATCCCCAGGGGATATGAAAAATCGGCGCCGTATAACTCAATACTCCGGGCGCCAAGGTATTCCGCCAGGGACAGGGCTGCGTAACTGACATTGGCTCCGGAAGTATCCAGTTCCGGAATAGGCCGCCAATACCGGGACAAATAACGGGTTAAGGGATGTCCTCCGGAGAAAAAATAAGGCCGGATAGAACGGGATGCCACCAGGGGAGGGCTGGCCAGATCGAGAAAGAGCAGGGTATGTTCGGGAAGCCCCGCCATAAAATGGTAGTAACTGATATGCTGGCAATCGATGGAAACCACCGCATCCGGTTCCAGGCCTGCGCTGAGCAGGCTTGGCAGGGAAGTATCCGCAGCAATAATGAAGGGCCGTTCTTTTTTTTCCAGCAGTAAAGGTATCTGTGCATCCAGGCTCGGCCCGGCG
Protein-coding sequences here:
- the xylA gene encoding xylose isomerase, with amino-acid sequence MANYFTGGKEYFPGIGKIPYEGSGSKNPLAFKYYDAEKTVRGKKTKDWLRFAIAYWHSFCGDGADPFGSATHIFPWNSTNEPLQNAKNKADAAFEFITKIGAPYYCWHDRDIAPEGKDPDETAKNLGIIVDELKKRQDATGVKLLWATANVFTNPRFMNGAATNPDFNIVVQAANQVKHAIDGAIKLGAEGYTFWGGREGYMSLLNTDMKREKEHLAIFLTIARDYARKQGFKGSFYIEPKPMEPTKHQYDFDSETVIGFLKAHGLEKDFKLNIEANHAELAGHDFYHELSVCVDNDMLGSVDANRGEPRNGWDTDQFPSSVYETTLAMLTILRMGGFKTGGLNFDAKIRRNSIDPEDLFIAHIGGMDTFAYGLEKASAVLDDGRIPDLIKKRYSSFDSGDGAKFEKSGFTLDALAALAKDYGKAGWTSGKQELFENLFSDIILLK
- a CDS encoding motility associated factor glycosyltransferase family protein; this encodes MDKSFFFERNLLALSRFDPPLCSRLSGAETTRGKYKFIDSRSGVSIPALVDSSGAAHPLHSLVDPRKEGKRLVSTLGNEGFLIIFGLGGAFHVEAALERPETEELTVIDFDIHGVAELLSSQEYISIFNDPRFRLLVDPSWEALEKHILDRYKPGICGGFALLPLRTRADFGRPLFTEAGEVIKSAIDAVSADYSVQAHFGKRWFSNIVRNLPLAEQSTPALPPIRSAAICAAGPSLDAQIPLLLEKKERPFIIAADTSLPSLLSAGLEPDAVVSIDCQHISYYHFMAGLPEHTLLFLDLASPPLVASRSIRPYFFSGGHPLTRYLSRYWRPIPELDTSGANVSYAALSLAEYLGARSIELYGADFSYPLGITYARGSYIRTLFENRQTRCASLEALHSAFLYRTPLSKQNPEKKSWYYETKALTMYRQRLEEKVRNITAKVYSAPGMGAPISLKPGLGERIAGDIGGVYRLFSSGKAAMGAREFLTRYQTGISALPVIQGPVQNYLAVLTQEENIIFTTLLPTAAALKKRSPDLNTPAVFNAVKEYCIGELNKVIK